The following coding sequences are from one Hymenobacter sp. DG25A window:
- a CDS encoding M16 family metallopeptidase — translation MLLLPNGSRLHVLHNAAQPVVRLQVVFRAGKWYEPAPGISLLTARMLLEGTRTRTARQIADEVAFYGASLECEQGFDRATLTLYCLTRHLEKLLPLVNDVLTEPTFPEPDLSLLKTRTIQNVQVERQKTSYLAAERFSRNLFGSTNPYGVVFDENSFQAIEGSDVQNFHHQTYVLAGAEIFLCGDVEAQHIEQVQAMVGTGSTITQDQAPASGFTAPSTSLPHDYVTVASIQSSLRIGRLWPAPSHPDTHKLQVLAKILGGYFGSRLMKNIREDKGFTYGIYASVGPREHATSFVIGTDVNAASTQATITEVHHELRKLQEKVVPADELKTVKNYMEGKFANELSTVFEQCDKYKSLVFLNLPASYYTDFLHDISTIDAAQIQRLAQQYLSPIDMIEVIAGPASS, via the coding sequence GTGCTTTTACTGCCTAACGGCAGCCGTCTGCACGTTCTCCACAACGCGGCCCAGCCCGTTGTACGCCTCCAGGTAGTGTTTCGTGCCGGCAAATGGTACGAGCCTGCTCCCGGCATTTCCCTACTCACCGCCCGGATGCTGCTGGAAGGCACGCGTACCCGCACCGCCCGCCAGATTGCCGATGAGGTTGCTTTCTATGGTGCCTCTCTCGAATGCGAGCAGGGCTTCGACCGGGCCACGCTCACGCTCTATTGCTTGACACGGCATTTAGAGAAGCTGTTGCCCTTGGTTAACGATGTGCTCACCGAGCCTACCTTTCCGGAGCCAGATTTAAGCCTGCTGAAAACCCGCACCATTCAGAACGTACAGGTAGAACGCCAAAAGACCAGCTACCTGGCCGCCGAGCGGTTCTCCCGCAACCTATTTGGCAGTACTAATCCATATGGAGTTGTCTTCGATGAAAACAGCTTTCAAGCCATTGAAGGAAGTGATGTTCAGAACTTCCACCACCAAACCTACGTGTTAGCCGGAGCGGAAATTTTCCTTTGTGGTGATGTTGAAGCACAGCATATTGAACAAGTGCAGGCCATGGTGGGTACAGGCAGCACAATCACCCAGGACCAAGCACCTGCTTCAGGCTTTACTGCGCCGTCAACCTCCCTGCCGCATGATTATGTGACGGTAGCTAGCATTCAATCCTCCCTGCGAATCGGACGCCTGTGGCCAGCCCCAAGCCACCCAGACACGCACAAGCTCCAGGTACTCGCTAAAATTCTGGGAGGCTATTTTGGCTCACGCCTGATGAAAAACATCCGTGAGGATAAAGGCTTCACCTACGGTATTTACGCCAGCGTAGGCCCCCGGGAGCACGCCACCAGCTTCGTAATTGGTACAGATGTAAATGCGGCGAGTACCCAGGCTACCATCACCGAAGTTCATCATGAGCTCAGAAAACTACAAGAAAAAGTAGTGCCTGCTGACGAGCTAAAAACCGTAAAGAACTACATGGAGGGCAAATTCGCCAACGAGCTCAGTACGGTTTTCGAACAGTGTGATAAGTATAAAAGCCTGGTTTTCCTCAATCTACCAGCCTCTTACTACACTGACTTCCTGCATGATATAAGCACGATTGATGCTGCTCAAATCCAACGACTAGCCCAGCAATATCTTTCTCCAATTGATATGATTGAGGTCATTGCTGGTCCAGCATCATCCTAA
- a CDS encoding DUF2480 family protein, protein MEDTLINRVTQSALTTLNLEEFIHPGERVVYDIKENLFHGLMLREKDFREFIKTHDWSQYDGKNVAIICSADAIVPTWAYMLLASKLQGHAHRYVFGNLESLEQELFQEAIAGIDAEQYRDAKMVVKGCGEKPVPTYAYVAIMQKLLPVASSIMYGEPCSTVPLYKRPKA, encoded by the coding sequence ATGGAAGACACCCTTATCAACCGCGTCACGCAAAGTGCCCTCACTACGCTCAATCTGGAAGAATTTATTCATCCCGGTGAGCGGGTGGTATATGATATCAAGGAAAACCTGTTCCACGGCTTAATGCTGCGGGAAAAGGATTTCCGCGAGTTCATCAAAACCCACGACTGGAGCCAGTACGACGGCAAGAACGTAGCCATTATCTGCTCCGCCGATGCTATTGTACCTACTTGGGCGTACATGCTGCTGGCTTCCAAGCTGCAGGGCCATGCGCATCGGTATGTGTTCGGCAACCTGGAATCCTTGGAGCAGGAGCTGTTTCAGGAAGCCATTGCGGGCATTGATGCTGAACAGTACCGGGATGCAAAAATGGTGGTAAAAGGCTGTGGTGAGAAACCCGTGCCTACGTATGCTTACGTGGCTATTATGCAGAAACTTCTGCCGGTTGCCAGCAGCATTATGTATGGTGAGCCCTGCAGCACGGTACCGCTGTACAAGCGTCCGAAAGCCTGA
- a CDS encoding serine hydrolase, with the protein MLDSLLHSDARLAEVVTHADKYELQIIYTQVNRDAQNRPHFTQYDYHLNARQYFNPASLVKLPTAALALEKLNRLHQPGLTRRTPMATGTAFRCQTPAPYIPTADSDQVNTVGNYIKRMLLVSDNVAYNRLYEFLGQRPLNARLWELGYPQARITRRFAPCDTAANRHTNPITFLNATTGQVIYQQPAAFNLHSFPLPLGNIRKGRGYQAGGRIIYQPYDFTTANYLPLQNVTDMLKAVLFPEATPAAQRFQLTPDDYAFLRYYLHSTPHGSGFSRYQSRAYFDAYKKYLYYGRQRNQPTQPGLHLYNIVGMSHGYLSDVAYFADSTHQSEFLLSAVLYVNQDGILNDGAYEYESIGLPFLKALGQVLYQYEARRPRTHHPDLSELFAKEVVR; encoded by the coding sequence TTGCTCGACAGCCTGCTTCACAGCGATGCCCGCTTAGCGGAAGTGGTAACCCACGCCGATAAGTATGAGCTACAGATCATCTATACCCAAGTTAACCGCGACGCGCAGAACCGCCCGCACTTCACCCAGTACGATTACCACCTCAATGCCCGGCAGTACTTCAACCCCGCCAGCCTGGTGAAGCTGCCCACGGCTGCCTTGGCTCTGGAAAAGCTGAACCGCCTGCACCAACCCGGCCTCACCCGTCGCACACCTATGGCCACCGGCACCGCCTTCCGTTGCCAGACCCCCGCGCCATATATTCCTACCGCCGACTCCGACCAGGTAAACACAGTCGGCAACTACATCAAGCGCATGCTGCTCGTCAGCGACAACGTAGCCTATAACCGGCTCTACGAATTCCTGGGGCAGCGCCCGCTCAATGCGCGTTTGTGGGAGTTAGGTTACCCACAGGCACGCATCACCCGCCGCTTTGCTCCCTGTGATACGGCCGCCAACCGCCATACCAATCCTATAACTTTCCTCAATGCCACCACGGGGCAGGTTATCTATCAACAGCCCGCCGCCTTTAACCTACATTCTTTCCCCTTGCCATTAGGCAACATCCGAAAAGGCCGCGGCTACCAGGCCGGAGGCCGCATCATCTATCAACCCTACGATTTCACTACTGCCAACTACCTGCCGCTACAGAACGTGACGGATATGCTCAAGGCTGTTCTGTTCCCCGAAGCCACCCCGGCCGCCCAGCGTTTCCAGCTCACCCCCGATGATTATGCCTTCCTGCGCTATTATCTGCACAGTACGCCCCACGGCTCGGGTTTCTCGCGCTATCAAAGCCGCGCTTATTTCGATGCTTATAAGAAGTATCTCTACTACGGCCGCCAGCGCAACCAGCCAACTCAGCCCGGCTTACACCTATATAATATAGTAGGGATGTCGCATGGCTACCTATCCGATGTGGCCTATTTCGCCGATTCCACACACCAAAGCGAGTTTTTGCTCAGTGCAGTGCTCTACGTAAACCAGGATGGTATCCTCAACGATGGCGCTTATGAATACGAATCCATCGGACTGCCTTTCCTGAAAGCATTGGGGCAGGTACTCTATCAATACGAGGCCAGGCGCCCCCGCACGCACCATCCAGATCTGTCAGAACTCTTCGCTAAGGAAGTAGTCCGCTAG
- a CDS encoding APC family permease: MTQPQKAAYKISVITGIAIVIANMVGTGVFTSLGFQILGLKSGFALLMLWAVGGLIALCGALSYGELAAAMPRSGGEYHYLSRIYHPAVGFLSGWVSATVGFAAPTALAAMALGKYAQNVWPSVQPQVLSVMVVLLLTAVHASSRQAGSRLQVLITAIKVLVLVGFIGAGLLAATPQPLSFSPSALGWQEVLSPAFAVSLIYVSYAYSGWNAAVYMTGEVADPQRNLPRILLIGTAVVLLLYIGLNFVFLYSTPLNTLAGQVEVGFVAANSLFGPVIGRLMGGVIAVLLVSTVSSMIFAGPRIVQVMGEDLTGLRTLAHVSRAGIPVRAMLLQTLLTLVFILTATFEQVLLYAGFVLSLFTFLTVLGLFILRWKHPALPRPYRAWGYPITPLLFLGLSGWTLLFLLRDKPMESLYGLATVLLGLLVYKGVSRPAKKPNADVPMHSIYKE, from the coding sequence ATGACGCAACCCCAAAAAGCCGCTTACAAAATCAGTGTCATCACGGGCATTGCCATTGTTATTGCCAATATGGTGGGCACCGGCGTGTTTACCAGCCTAGGGTTTCAGATACTGGGCCTCAAAAGCGGGTTTGCGCTGCTGATGTTGTGGGCGGTGGGCGGACTCATTGCCTTATGCGGGGCGCTAAGCTATGGCGAACTGGCCGCGGCCATGCCCCGCTCGGGCGGCGAGTACCACTATCTCTCCAGGATTTACCACCCCGCGGTAGGCTTTCTGTCCGGTTGGGTATCGGCTACGGTTGGGTTTGCGGCTCCCACGGCGCTGGCGGCAATGGCTCTGGGAAAATATGCGCAAAATGTATGGCCCTCGGTGCAGCCGCAGGTGCTATCGGTGATGGTGGTCCTGCTGCTTACGGCAGTGCACGCCAGCAGCAGGCAGGCTGGCAGCCGCCTGCAGGTGCTGATTACGGCCATCAAAGTGCTGGTTTTGGTTGGTTTTATTGGCGCCGGGCTGCTGGCCGCTACCCCACAGCCCTTATCCTTTAGCCCCAGTGCGCTGGGCTGGCAGGAAGTGTTGAGCCCGGCCTTTGCCGTTTCCCTCATTTATGTGTCGTATGCCTATTCCGGCTGGAATGCCGCCGTGTATATGACGGGCGAAGTGGCCGATCCGCAACGGAATCTGCCGCGCATTTTGCTGATCGGTACCGCCGTGGTACTCCTATTATATATAGGGCTGAATTTCGTGTTCCTGTATTCCACCCCGCTCAATACTTTGGCAGGTCAGGTAGAAGTCGGTTTCGTGGCCGCCAATTCCCTGTTCGGTCCCGTTATTGGCCGCCTGATGGGCGGCGTTATTGCGGTACTGCTGGTATCCACCGTAAGCTCCATGATTTTTGCCGGGCCCCGCATTGTGCAGGTAATGGGGGAGGACCTCACCGGCCTGCGCACTTTGGCGCACGTCAGTAGGGCTGGCATACCGGTCCGGGCCATGCTGCTGCAAACCCTGCTCACCCTGGTCTTTATTCTGACGGCCACTTTTGAGCAGGTGCTTTTATACGCAGGCTTTGTATTGAGCCTTTTCACATTTCTCACCGTGCTGGGGCTGTTTATCCTCCGCTGGAAGCACCCGGCGCTGCCCCGGCCTTATCGGGCCTGGGGCTACCCCATTACGCCCCTGCTCTTTTTGGGCTTAAGCGGCTGGACGCTCCTTTTTCTGCTGCGCGATAAACCAATGGAGTCCCTGTACGGGTTGGCCACGGTGTTGCTGGGCCTGTTGGTCTATAAAGGCGTTAGTCGCCCGGCGAAGAAGCCAAACGCCGATGTTCCAATGCACTCTATATATAAGGAGTGA